TCCAAAAAGACAGAAGCCGCTAAAGTCTAAAAACAGTCCGGAATTGGTGTAATCATTGGGTCACAATCCCGGTCTGCCCGAGGCTTCCGGGGCATCACCCATGGCTGCGCGCTCCGCCGGCGGGGGAGGACCGCCCGCCCGGCGCTCTACTCGCCCGGCACATAGTGGTAGGTGCGGACCTTGTATTGGATGTCGAGTTTCGGATTTTCCAGAAGGCGGATCATTTCCGCCCCCGCGAGCAACACGGGGCCATAGCCGTGCGTCACGTAGGGACTCACGGGGCGATTGTAGTAATAGACGTGATCGCTGGCAAAGGTCGTGCCGACGCAGGTGCCTTCGACCTGCCCGCGGGAGTTGACTTGCTGCGCGACGGCAATCCAGCCGGCTTGCGCCACCGAGCCGTAGCTCACGGGGCTTATCCATCCGCGATTGATGGCGCGGGCGATGCCATACACAAACATGGCCGAGGCGGAGGTTTCGAGGTAGGAATCGTTCTTGTCGAGCATCTGGTGCCAGAGGCCCGCGCCGGACTGGAGTTTGGCGACGGCATGGATGTGTTTGCGCAGGTAATCCAGGATTTGCGCGCGCCGCGGATGCTCCGCCGGAAGCACGTCGAGGAGTTCCACGGTCGCCATCATGGCCCAGCCGTTGGCGCGCCCCCAGTAGAATTCGGGATTGTCGGGCTGGTTGGCATTCCATCCGTGGGCGTAGAGCCCGGTTTTCTCGTCGAAAAGTTTTCCAGAAAATTGCACGACCTGCCGCGCCGCGTCATCGAGCCAGGCGGGATCGCCGGCGAGAACGCCCATTTGCGCGAGCGCGGGGATGCTCATGTAGAAATCGTCGCTCCAGAGGGATGACGGCTGGGGGCGCTGCCGGGCGAGCGTGCCGTCGGGAAGACGGTATTGTTTGTGCGCGATAAAATCCATCCAGCCATCGATGACGGGCTTCAGGTCGGGGCCGACGCCGGCGCGGCGCGCCTTGATGAGCGCCGCGCACATCGCGCCGCAGTCGTCGAGGGCGCGGGTGTGCAGGATGGCGCGGAAACTGTTCTTTTCGGGTTGCCCGAATTTCTCCGCCTGGGCGCGAAAGTAGGGCAATGCGTCGGCGATGAAGCGCATGTGCCGCTCGGTGAAGGCGGTGTATCTTTTGTCTCCGGTGACTTCCGCGCAGGAGAGCATACCGGCGTGGACGACGCCCATGGTGTAGTCAAAGTTGTAGAAATACCCGCCCTCGCCCCGGTCGGCGACGGCGGTGGCGACGGGTGCGGCTTGCCAGTCGGTTATCTGGTCGCCGGTCCTCCGGTCGACGATGCGCGTCGCCGCGGCCTGGTCGAGAAACCCGCGCACGCGGTCGAGGACGGCGGTGATTTCCTCGCGGGTGGGTTTTTGATAGGGAACAGGGTAGGTGCCCTCGGAGAGATCGTAGGTGGATTTGTTGTCGCGGTTGCGATACGGTCCGTCGGCGCGCGCGGGGGCGGCGGCCAGCAGCGAGAGCGAGGCGGAAACGACGGCGATGGCCAGGAGGGAGAAGGCCGGGAGGGGGATGGTTTGGGTGTGCATGGCGGATTGTGCGAAATGGAGAGAGGGAGGAATTTTCGATTCTCGATTCTCGATTTTCGATTGGGCGCTACCGCGCCGGTTTGCCCGCCGGAGCAGAAGCTCCCTCAATCGAAAATCCAAAATCGAGAATCGAAAATCCAATCACGCGGTGACGGTGAACTGGCGGAAGGCGGCGGAGTCTCCGGGCCGGGAATCCGGGAGAGCGGAGGCGAAGAGGCCGACCTTGGCGCCGACCCAGCGGCTCGATGTGGCCTGGAACACGCCGCCGATGGGAATGAAGGTTTTGCCGTCGTCGCTGCGGCTGAAACGGCATTCGGCGTGCGGGGTGACGGTGACGCGCAGAAACACCTCCGACGAGGCGACCCCGGCGGAGGCCACGATGTGCTCCCGCGCCGCCGCCTCGTGGGCGTCGTGACAGGTGACCAGGAGGAGCCGGAGCGCGCCGTCCTCGCGGCGGAGGCCGAGCCACGCGTAGTTGTATCCGAAAACCATGAGGCCGGCCGTGCCGCCCTCGCCCGAGGGCGCGAATCGCATCGCGACGGTGGCGGTGAACGCGGGGGCCGGGAATTTTTGCAAAAGCAGGTTCGGGCTCAGCCAGTGGGAATGCGGTTCGGGAGTCGGCACGCAGGCGAGGTGCAGGGTTTGCGCGGCGGTGTCGATGCGCGCCCATGCTTCGCGCGGGTTGGCCTGCCATTGCCATTGGCGTCCGAGCCGGGCCGACGAAAAATCGTCCGAGGTGGCGGGTTCGGCCGCGACCGCGGCCGTGTTCGCGGAGGAGGAGGAGGCCGTTCGCGGCATGGCATGGCGGAGCACGGGATGCCCCGGGGCGTCCCCTTCGGCGGCGGACCCGGCGGCGGTGCCCATGCGCGGCCAGTCGTCCTTGCCCCAAGTCATCGGCTGGAGGTGCACGACGCGTCCCATCGCGGGGATTTCCTGGAAATGGAGGAACCAGTGCTCGCCCAACGGCGTGTCCACCCAGGCCCCTTGATGGGGGCCGTTGACATGAGTGTTGCCGCGCTCGAGCGTGATGCGGTCCTCGTAGGGGCCGTCGATGTTGCGGGAACGGAACACCGCCTGATAGCCGGTGCCAACGCCGCCGGCGGGCGCGAAGATGTAATACCAGCCGTTTCGTTTGTAGAATTTCGGCCCCTCGATGGTATTCCAGCCGGGCATGGCATTGCCGTCTATGACCACCCGGCCCTCGTCGGCGACGGAAAGGCCGTCGGCGGCGAGCCGGTGAAGCGTGATGATGTTGCAAATGCCGGAGCGGCTTTTGGCCCAGCCATGCACGAGCCAGACCCGGCCGTCGTCGTCCCAGAGCGGGCACGGGTCGATGAGGCCCTTGCCTCCCTTGACGAGCACCGGGTCGCTCCACCCGCCGCGCGGGTCGCGCGCGGTGATGGCGTAGATGCCGAAATCTGGGTCCGGATAATAAATCCAGAACAGGCCCGCGTGGTGGCGGAGCGCGGGAGCCCACACGCCATGACCGTGGCGGACGCCGGAATAGTGTTTGCCCGGGACGAGCGCGGGCAGGGCGTGGTTGACGAGCGTCCAATTGACGAGGTCGCGCGAGTGCAGGACGGGCAGGCCGGGGACGTGGCAGAAACTGGATGAGATCATCCAGTAATCGTCGCCGACGCGGATGGCGTCGGGGTCGGAGTAATCCGCGTTGAGCACCGGGTTTTTATACGTGCCATCGCCGAGGTCGGGGCGCCACGCGGGCCGGGTTGGAGAAGGGGAGGGAGATGCGGTGGCTGAGTGCATAGGTCTAAATCATCGTGACGGGCCGGCCTGGCGGAACGGGCTCCATCCGTCGCCGAGCACGGCGGATGGCGTGATGGCGGCCGCCTCGGCGGCGGCGAGCTGGCGCGACCATGCGGCGCGCCGCGAGGCGTCCGCGCCGGGGCCGGTGTTGGCGTGCTCGGCGTAGCGCACCGTTTTTTCGGGCTCGGCGACTTTCCATTGCTGCCATCCTTCCGGGCGCACGCACGGGCCGAGTTCGCAGTTCATGAAGAGCGTCGCGGCGTGCTGGCGCCAGGGGCGGCCCAGGTAGGTTTTTATATTGTCGGCGGACGCGGTGACGCGGCAGCGGTTGAAAACATACCCGTGCGCCGCGTCGGCAGGCGTCGAGGCCGCGGTGATGTAGCCGTTGCCATCGACGCGGATGTCGCAGTTTTCGAACCACGCGGTGGCCCCGCCAAAAATGAAATCGACCGCCCCGGCGACAAGGCAGGCCTCGAAATACTGGCGTCCGCGATTGATTAAAATGGTGTCCTGCCAGCCGAGAAAGCGGCAGCGGCGAAAGGCGGCCCGATCGCCGTCCACGCGGATGGCGAGCGCCTGGCTGCCGGGGCCGAAGCTGTTTTCGACGGTGAGGTTTTCGAGCGTGAAGTCGTCGGCGTCGACTTGCATGGTCGCGGTGCGGAAGGTGCCGATGGGTTTGCCGTCGGGGCTGGGAAGATTGGCATTGAGCGCGGCGGTGATCACCGTGTTGCCGGCGTCCTCGCCGACGAGCCGCACGCCGCGCTTCTCCCGCTGCACATAGACGACCTCGCGGTAGGTTCCGGGCTTCACCAGAATCGTCCACGGCGCGCCGGCCGACGAGGTCTGCGGCGCCTTGTCGACGGCCTCCTGCACGGTGGCGTAATCACCCGTGCCGTCGGCGGCGACAACGGCGTCGGCGCGGGCGGCATGCAACGGACCGCGCGCGCATAAATCCCAAATCCCCAAATCCCAAATCCCAAAAAAACTCCAAAAGACCAAATTCCAAAAAAACAAAGAGCGGGCGGACGAGGGATTTCTTTGGGTTTTGTTCATTGGAATCTGTTTTTTGTGATTTGGAATTTTGTGATGTGGGATTTGGAGCGCGGCGGCCCTCGTCAGTTTTTGGGCGCGGTTGCATCCGCCTCCGGTGACTGCGGGATGCGCGGGACGAGGAGCTGGATGGCGATGAGCGAGAACACATACATCAGCGAGGCCCACGCGAAAACCAGCACGTAGCTGCCCGTCTTCTCAAGAATCTGGCTGGTCAACCAAGACACCACCCCGCCGGTGAAATACGTGACAAAACCGCCGAAGCCCACGACGGTGCTCACCGCTTTTTTCGGCAGGCAGTCCGACACGAAACTGAAAAGATTGGCCGACCAGCCCTGATGCGCGGAGCCGGCGATGCCGACGATGAGCACCGTAAGCCAGATGCCCGGCGCATAAGGCGCGAGAAACACCGGCACAACCGCGAGCGCGCAGACGAGCAGCGAGATTTTCCGGGCCGCGTTGATGCTCCAGCCGCGATCCATGAACTTGCCCGCGAGCCAGCCGAACACCACGCCGCCTACGGCCGCGAGCGCGTAAAAAATGCCTGTCCAGACACCAGTCGCCTGAAGCGGGAGGTGGTAGCGTTTATCAAGAAAATCGGGCAGGAAAAATTGATAAAAACCCCAGACCGGCCCGGCGAGGATACCGGCGATAATATAGGCCCAGACCGCGCGATACCCGAGCAGCACGCGCCAGCGCACGGGCTCCGCTTTTATTGCGACCCCGGACCGCGCGCCGGGCATTCCGCCCATGATATAGGCGCGCTCGGCATCGGAGACACGGCGGCTTTTTTCGGGCGATTCATACAAGAACCACCAGGCGACCAGCCACACAAAGCCGAGCGCCCCGGTGATGTAGAAAGTGGATTCCCAGCCCACATGCTTGAGCAGCCACGGCACACCGACCGGGCAGAGGACGGCGCCGACATTGGTGCCGGCGTTGAAAAGGCCCGTGGCGAGCGCTCGCTCGCGCTGCGGAAACCATTCCGCGACGGCCTTGATCGCGCCGGGAAAATTTCCGCCCTCGGTGAGACCCAGCGCGATGCGGGCCATCATGAAGCCGAGCGCCGTCGAAGGCAGCGCAAGCGTGGCCCAGAAGAAGCCTTTTTGCGCGAAGGAAAACCACGGGTAGGCCATGCTGAATCGCGCCTCGACCGGAATGAGGCCGCACAGGCCGTGCGCCATGGCCGCCAGGCTCCAGAAAAACACAAAGCCCGGCAGCCCGTAACGCACGCCGAAGCGCTCGATCAAGCGCCCGCCGATGAGGTAGCCGAAGGCGTAGGCGAAGCTGAACGCGGCGGTGATGACGCCGTAGTCGCTCTCGCTCCAGCCGAGCGCCTCGCTGAGCGGCATTTTCAGGATGCCGATGATGTTCCGGTCGATGTAATTCAACGCGACCGAGAAAAAAAGCAGCGCGCAGATGACCCAGCGGAAATGACCGCCGGCATGGGGGCCTGGCGAAGAGGGGCGGACGGCGTCGGGAGAGGGCATGGGAACGGTTGGCGGGGAGGATGGTTAACGCTTCGCGGGAGAAACAGGATGATGGAAAAAATGGACAGTCAGTGAAACAAGGCGGGAAGGCGAGCCCGGCGAGTGTGCAGGGGAGCGGGCGCGCAGGGCAACAGATGTCCTGCGCGCATTGTTGACCTGGGGCGCGCGACGACGGGCGGGGGCGTCGGGTTTCCCGACTTGGCGCGTTTTTCGTTTAATGGGCCGCAAAATCCAATCAAGGCGCGGCAGCGCGTAGCGCAGGCATCCCTGCCTGCTATCGCGATGGGGTCGCGCGAAGCGCGGCATTTATTTTGGGGAAAGAGATAAAGTCAGCGGCGCTTCGCGCCTTCGGTTTCGACGGCAGGCACGGATGCCTGCGCTACGCGCTGCCGCGCAAAGCTGTAATCACGCCAAAACAGATACGCGAGCCGTCCCTGCCGGTTGCGGCACCTAGGCCAGCCAGCAGGTGAAATAGGCATACACGCCGAGCACGATGCCGATGACGGCGAGCGAGCCGGCTACATCCACCCAGTTCCAGCTGGCGCGGTTTTCCGCGCGCTGCTCCGGCGTGGTGGAGCCGTAGGTGAGCCCGGCGATTTGCGCCGCGGGCGGCGGCGGCGCGAGCAGCGAAACCGCGATCACCAGCACAATGCTGAAGAGGAACAGCAGGCCGGAAAAATAATAGCCGTTGTATTGGCCTATCGAATACAGCACGCCGTCGTCGCCGAGCGCGCCGCTTTTGGCCAGCGTCTGGACCGTGAGCTTGGCCATGCCGAGGACGAAGCCGACGACGAGGCCGGCCAGCGCCCCGCGCGCATTGATGCGCCGGGAAAAGAGCCCGAGCAGGAACACCGCCGTGATCGGGGGCGCGAGGAAGCTTTGCACGTTTTGCAGGTAGTCGTAGAGCCCCGTGTTTCCTTCGGAGATTTTTTTCATGATCGGAATCCAGATGATGCCGCACACGACCACCACCACGGTGGCGAAGCGGCCCACGCGCACCTGCTTCGTCTCGCTCGCGCCGGGAAACAGCTTGTTGTAAATGTCCACGGTGAACAGCGTCGCGCACGAGTTGAAGAGCGACGCGAGCGAGGACATGAGCGCGGAGAGCAGCCCCGCGACGACGAGGCCGCGCACCCCCACCGGCAGGAGCGCCTGCACCATCGTGGCGAACACGGCGTCGCCGAGAAGCTCGCCCGAGCCGTCGTGCTTGAGCGGGATGTGAATCAGGCCCTTCTGGTGAAGCGCGTAGCCGATCATGCCCGGGATCAGGAAGATGAAAACGGGCCACAATTTCAGGAAACCGCCCCAGATCGCGCCGCGCCGCGCGTCGCGCAGGCTTTTCGCGGCGAGGGCGCGCTGCACGATGTATTGGTCGGTGCACCAATACCAGATGCCGATGACGGGAGAGGCGATCATGACTCCGAGCCAGGGAAAATTCGCGTCGGTGTTCGGGCGCCACAGCGCGAACCTGTCGGCGTTCGGTTTTACCGCTGCGACCAGTTCGTCCCAGCCGCCGAGCGCGCGCAGGCCAACCCACGATATTATAAACGAGCCGAGCAGCAGGACGAAGGTCTGCGCGACCTCCGTATAGACGACGGCGCGCATCCCGCCGAGAACCGTATAGATTCCGGTGAGCACGACCGTGGCGAGCGCGCCGATCCAGAACGCGTTTTCGGGCGAGCCGAAGGTATCGGGCAGGAGGGTCTGGAACACGAGCGCGCCGGCATAGACCGTGACGGCGACCTTGGTGAAGACGTAGGCGACGAGGCTGACGATGGAGAGCACCCAGCGCGTCTTGGTATTGAAGCGGCGTTCCAGAAACTCGGGCATCGTGAACACGCCGGCGCGGTGGTAGAACGGGACAAACACCCATGCGAAGAGGATCATGATCCACGCGTGCAGCTCCCAGTGCGCCTGCGCCATGCCGTTGTTGGCGCCGGAGCCGGCGAGCCCCACGATGTGCTCGGAGCCGATGTTGGAGGCGAAGAGCGAGCAGCCGACGACGAACCAGCCGATATGGCGCCCGGCGAGGAAATAGTCCTCCGTGCTTTTTTGCTTGAGCGAGGAACGCCAGACGATGCCCGCGATGAGGCAGAAATAAACGCCGATTATAATCCAGTCGAGTGTGGTCATGGGTGAGGGGAGGTGGGTGTATTAAGGTGGCACAGGCATAGCGGACTGCCGGCCTTCGGCCTCGAGACCTGCCTGCGCAACGATCGCATGCAATAAGGATTTCCGCACAGGGGGAATGCCCGTGCTACTTTACCGTCACGCTGGCCGACAGCGCCGGTCGGTCGGACGCGGGGCCGGCGGTGAATTGCCAGGCGCCGGGATCGACGACGTAGCTCCTTTCCTCAATGCTCCAGCGGCGCAGGCGCGCGGCAGGCACGGGAATTTCGACGGTCCTGGTTTCGCCCGCCTTCAGCGACACCCGCTTGAAGCCGGCCAACTGGCGGAGCGGCATCGGCACGGGAGGGTTCACGGCCGTGGCATAGACTTGTATCACCTCGTCGCCGTCGCGCGGGCCGGAGTTTTTTATGGTCACGCTCGCGGTGATGGTGTCGCCGGGCGCCGCGGTTTCCGGGCTGAGTTTGATCTTATCATAATCAAAGGTCGTGTAGGACAACCCGTGGCCGAAGGCATAGAGCGGCCGGTCGCTGAAATAACGATAGGTGCGGCCGGCCATGGCGTAGTCGTCGAAGGGCGGGAGCTGGCTGTCGTCCTGGTAGAAGGTGACCGGCAGCCGGCCCGCCGGGTTGGTCTCGCCAATCAACGCTTCGGCGACAGCGTCGGCGCCGCGTTGTCCGTAATACCACGCCAGCAGGACGGCGTTCGGTTTCCCCTGGTCAAAGCTGATGGCGCTGCCGCCGGTGAGGACGAGCACGGTGGGTTTGCCCAAGGCGCAGACTTTTTCGAGCAGCACGCGCTGTGTTTCCGGGAGGGCGAGGGTGAGGCGGTCGCCGCCGCTGAAGCCCTCGGCGGTCACGGTCATGGATTCGCCTTCGAGGTCGGGCGTGAGTCCGAGCGTGAGGATGATGTGTCCGGCTTGGCGCGCGGCGGCCATGGCGCGTTCGAGGGCGTCGTTGTTGCCGGGGGCGATCCAGCCGAGTTGCACGCGGCCTTTCCCGGTGAGCTGCGCGTATTCGAGGCGGATGTCGCAGGCCCGGCCGGCGTCGAGTGCGACGGTGGCGCTGAGCGGGCGCTCGGGGTCGCGACGCCAGGAGTCGATGACGCGCTTGTCGTCGATGTAGAGGCGCACGGCGCCCTCGGCGACGACGCCGAGGGTGTATTCGCCGGTCGAGGGCGGGACCATCACGCCGGTCCAGCGCAAGGAGGCGTTGGCGACGGGAATGTCGCCGGCGGGCTGGGTTTCGTCCCATTGCAAATCCACCTGCCCATGCGTGCGGGCGGCCACGAGCCGGCCCGCGAGAACCGGCTTTTTGGCGTCCTGTTTTTCATGGGCAAAAATCTCGGCGCGCAGGCCGGGCGTGGCGCGGGTGGCGTCGGTGAAGAGCACGCCCGGCGGGATGGGGTCGCCGGTGACGCGAAAGCCCTTGACGAGCGGGACGGCGGGCTCGGCGAGGACGCGGATGCCGCGTGCTTCGAATTTGGCGCGGATGCCGTCGGCGAGCGTGACTTTGCGCGAGGGGGTGCCGGCGTAGTTGCCGAGGAGGGCGGATTCCTCGAAACCGGCGGGGCCGAGGATGGCGACGGTCTTGAGTTTCGCGGGGTCAAGCGGAAGCGTGCCGTCGTTTTTGAGGAGCACGAGGCTCTGGCGCGCAGCTTCGAGCGCGAGCCGGTCGTGCGCGGGCGAATCGTTTTCGCTGATGGGGATGGCTCGGTAGGGGACGCGCTCCGGCGGGTCGAACTGGCCGAGCATGAAGCGGAGCTTGAGGAGTCGCCGCAGCGCGCGGTCGAGGTCGGCTTCGGTGACGAGCCCGCGTTTGAGGGCGTCGCCGAGCGCCTCGTAGGTGCGGCCCGAGCAGAGTTCGTTGCCCGCCTTGATCGCGAGCGCGCCGGCCTCGGCGGCGTCGGCGGCGAAGCCGTGGCCGTTGGGCCGCCAGAGGTCGGAGACGTTGTCCACGTCGCCGACGACGGCGCCGTCGAAAAGCCATTCGCCGCGCAGGATGCCGGTGAGCAAGGCGGCGTTCGCGGGGGCGGGGATGCCGTTGACGGCGTTGTAGGCGCTCATGATCGACAGCGCGCCGCCCTCGCGGATGCCGGCTTCAAAGGCGGGCAGGTAGGTTTCGCGCAAATCGCGTTCGGAGACGACGGCGTTGAACCTGTGCCGCAGGGGTTCGGGGCCGCTGTGGACGGCGAAGTGCTTCACGGTCGCGACCGTTTTCAGGTAATGCGGATCGCCGCCCTGCAGGCCGCGCACGAAGGCGACGGCGAGTTCGGCGGTGAGGAGCGGATCCTCGCCGTAGGTTTCCTGTCCCCGGCCCCAGCGGGGATCGCGAAAGATGTTTATGTTGGGCGACCAGATGGTGAGGCCCTGGTAGCGCTTCGTCGCACCGTTGTTTTTGGAGTTGGCGAGAAGGTCGTTGTTTTTGGCGCGGGCTTCGGTGGAGATGCTATCGGCAACGCGGAAGTGCAGCCCGGGATTCCATGTGGCGGCGAGGGCAATGGCTTGCGGGTAAACAGTCGCGGTGCCGTTGCGGCCGACGCCGTGGAGCGCCTCGTTCCACCAATCGTAAGCGGGGATTTCGAGTCGCGGGATGGCGGCGGAGGCCATCATGAGCTGCGAGATTTTTTCCTCAACGGTGAGACGAGAGATGAGGTCGTCGACGCGTTGCTCGACGGGAAGGTCGGGGTTGCGAAAGGCGGGCGGCATGTGGGTTTGTGTTTGTTGCGCGTGAGCAAAAGCGCACGTGATCAACGCGACAAAAACAAATGCCGGCGCAGATTTAACACAGGGGGAGGCAAACGTGAGCGTGCGCATGAGGTTTGATGACATAAAGCGCATGTTATTCGGCGACGAGCGGCGTGTCTTTGTGCGGCTTGCGGGTGCGCAGGCCGGCGGAGGAGGTTTCGGGCGCATTGCGCAGGGTGAGGGCGGGGCCGGAGTTGGTGTCGATGATCGTGTCGAGGAAGGTGATGTCGCGCGTGTTGGTGCAGGTGAATCCGCCCGCGGCCTGAATGCGCACATTGCTGAACACGATGTTCTCGATGGGCATTTCGCGGAGGCCGGTGATCGCGCCGGCGATTCTTGCGCCGCGCGCGCTGATGTTGCTGAACATGAAATTGCGGTAGCGCGGCGTGCCTTCGTCGACGGCGTGCCGGTCGTCGGCCGTGTCGCTGCCGGTGTAGAACGTCGTTATGATGAAGGGCGTGGGAACGTCCTGCATGACGATGTTGCCGACGGCGAGGCCCTCGACCACGCCGCCGCGTCCGCGTTGCGATTTGATGCGGATGCCGTTGTCGGTGCCCTGAAACACGCAATTCGTCACGGTGACGTTGCGCACGCCGCCGGACATTTCGCTGCCGATCACCACGCCGCCGTGGCCGTGATACATGACGCAGTTTGTAATGGTGACGTTTTCGGTGGGCTTGCCGATGCGGCGTCCGGCGGCGTCCTTGCCGGACTTGAGCGTCACGCAATCGTCGCCAGTGTCGATGCGGCAATTGGAGATGCGGACGTTGCCGCACGATTCGGGGTTGATGCCGTCGGTGTTGTGCGAGGCGTCGGGATCGTTGGTGATGGAGATGCCCGCGACGCGCACGAAGTCGCACAGCATGGGATGCACGGTCCACCCGGCGGAGTTTTGCAGGTTCACGTTTTCTATTAAAATATCGCGGCAGCGAAGCATGCGGATCATGTGCGGGCGGTCGCGCGAGAGCTTGGCGGCCTCGGCTTTTTGATAATCGGTGAGCGCGGGCAGTTTGTATTTTGCCGGGTTCCGCCACTCGACGCGTTTCCACCAAAGCTGTCCCTGTCCGTCGATGGTGCCGCGTCCGGTGATGGTTATGTTTTCGGCGTCCTCGGCGTAAATGAGCGAGGAGATCGCGCTGGCGCGGCCGTGTCCTCCGTCGCCCTCGCGCCAGATGTTTTCGGCGGGCGGATAGTCGTCGGGATTCACGCTGCCTAGAATCGTGGCGCCAGCTTCCATATACAAAGTAATATGGCTCTTGAGGCGGATGCTGCCCGTGTGATAACGCCCCGGAGGAACATATACAGTGCCGCCGCCCGCGGCTGCCGCGGCATCAATGGCGCGCGCGAAAGCGGCTGTGTCAAGCGTCGTGCCATCGCCGGTCGCGCCGTGATCGCGAATATTATAAAAATTACATGCATTCGGCGCGACGGATGCCGCGGGCGCGGCAAAGGCGCTCATATATAAAATGCAAAGCGCGGCGGCAAGAAGTGGGCGGAGGGAGTTTGCAAGGGTGGACATGGTGGATGCGGAGATGCGAGGGCGACTTGCGCCGGTTCGAAACGATGCAAAACGACGCAAGTCGGATGGAAGGGGCGGACGGGGTGGCACAGACAGGAAGGAGTGTCTATGCTACCTTTTTTTGCGCACGGAGCGCAGAAACGCGAGCGCGGCGAGCACGGCGAGGAACCACGGCGAGGGCGCGCCGCCGCCGCTGCCTTTGCTGGTCGGCGTGAAGGGCGGGAGGGTGCCGCTGGGCGGAAGCGTGCTGTCGTCCGCCGCGATCACCGAGAGGGTCGAAACCACGGCCGTGGCGCCGCCGAGTGTGATCCGGCGCACGGCGGTGTTGCCGATGTCGGCCACGTAAAGGTGGCTGCCCGAAACATCGAGGGCGAGCGCGGCGGGCTGGTTGAAGAGCGCGACCGAGCCGTCGCCGTCGCCCTGGCCGCTGACGCCGGGCAGGCCGGCCAGCGTCGTCACGACACCGGCGGCGGTGACGCGGCGGATGGTGTGGTTGCCGGTGTCGGCCACATAGAGGTTCGCCCCGGCGGCGTCGGCCACGATGGCCTTGGGCGAGGCGAAGAGCGCCTCGAGGCCCGTGCCGTCATCGGAGCCGTTCACACCGGGCGTGCCGGCGAGGGTGACAACCTCGTAGGGGGGCGGCTCGCGGTCGGCGCGGGCGGGGAGCGTGAGGCGGCGGATGGTGTGGTTGCCGGTGTCGGCGATGTAGAGGAACGAGCCCGAGACGGCCACCGCGCCGGGGTGATTGAAGCGGGCGGTGCCGCCGACCACGAAGGTGGTGCCGGACTCCACGAGGAGGGCGTCGCTGTCGCCGCTCTGGCCGGGCACGCCGGCGAAGGTGGCGACGGTGTTGCCGACGAAGACGCCGTTGTTGAGGGCGCGGGGGGTGAGGACGCGGATGGTGTGGTTGTTGGTGTCGGCCACGTAGGTGACACCGGTGGCGCGGTCGAAGGAGATGCCGTTGGGCGAGGCGAAGAGCGCGGCGTTGCCGATGCCGTCGCGGTTGCCGCGGGCGGCGGGGTCGCCGGCGAGGGTGAGCACGGCGAGGTCGCGGCCGACGCGGCGGACGGTGGCGTTGCCGGTGTCGGCCACGTAGAGGTTGCCCGCGGCGTCGATGGCGAGGGCGCCGGGCGAGTTGAAGGTGGACTGGCCGAAGGCGCCGTCCGCGCTGCCGGCGGCGCCGGGGATGCCGGCGTAGAGGGCGGCGGAACCGGTGGCGGTGACGCGGCGGATGATGCTGGCGGAGGCATCGGAGACATAGACGTCGCCGAAGGCGTCCACGGCCACGCCGGAGGGCCAGGCGAAGACGACCGGGGTGACGGTGACCGCGTAGGGCTCGGTGGTGACGGAGCCGGTGGGGTTGGTGACGACGAGGCGGTATTGGCCGGCCGCGCCGCCGGTGACGTTCTGGATGGTGAGCGCGCCGGTGGCCGAGCCGGAGTAGGTGTCGTTGTC
This genomic stretch from Termitidicoccus mucosus harbors:
- a CDS encoding glycoside hydrolase family 88/105 protein, yielding MHTQTIPLPAFSLLAIAVVSASLSLLAAAPARADGPYRNRDNKSTYDLSEGTYPVPYQKPTREEITAVLDRVRGFLDQAAATRIVDRRTGDQITDWQAAPVATAVADRGEGGYFYNFDYTMGVVHAGMLSCAEVTGDKRYTAFTERHMRFIADALPYFRAQAEKFGQPEKNSFRAILHTRALDDCGAMCAALIKARRAGVGPDLKPVIDGWMDFIAHKQYRLPDGTLARQRPQPSSLWSDDFYMSIPALAQMGVLAGDPAWLDDAARQVVQFSGKLFDEKTGLYAHGWNANQPDNPEFYWGRANGWAMMATVELLDVLPAEHPRRAQILDYLRKHIHAVAKLQSGAGLWHQMLDKNDSYLETSASAMFVYGIARAINRGWISPVSYGSVAQAGWIAVAQQVNSRGQVEGTCVGTTFASDHVYYYNRPVSPYVTHGYGPVLLAGAEMIRLLENPKLDIQYKVRTYHYVPGE
- a CDS encoding glycoside hydrolase family 43 protein yields the protein MHSATASPSPSPTRPAWRPDLGDGTYKNPVLNADYSDPDAIRVGDDYWMISSSFCHVPGLPVLHSRDLVNWTLVNHALPALVPGKHYSGVRHGHGVWAPALRHHAGLFWIYYPDPDFGIYAITARDPRGGWSDPVLVKGGKGLIDPCPLWDDDGRVWLVHGWAKSRSGICNIITLHRLAADGLSVADEGRVVIDGNAMPGWNTIEGPKFYKRNGWYYIFAPAGGVGTGYQAVFRSRNIDGPYEDRITLERGNTHVNGPHQGAWVDTPLGEHWFLHFQEIPAMGRVVHLQPMTWGKDDWPRMGTAAGSAAEGDAPGHPVLRHAMPRTASSSSANTAAVAAEPATSDDFSSARLGRQWQWQANPREAWARIDTAAQTLHLACVPTPEPHSHWLSPNLLLQKFPAPAFTATVAMRFAPSGEGGTAGLMVFGYNYAWLGLRREDGALRLLLVTCHDAHEAAAREHIVASAGVASSEVFLRVTVTPHAECRFSRSDDGKTFIPIGGVFQATSSRWVGAKVGLFASALPDSRPGDSAAFRQFTVTA
- a CDS encoding pectinesterase family protein; this translates as MHAARADAVVAADGTGDYATVQEAVDKAPQTSSAGAPWTILVKPGTYREVVYVQREKRGVRLVGEDAGNTVITAALNANLPSPDGKPIGTFRTATMQVDADDFTLENLTVENSFGPGSQALAIRVDGDRAAFRRCRFLGWQDTILINRGRQYFEACLVAGAVDFIFGGATAWFENCDIRVDGNGYITAASTPADAAHGYVFNRCRVTASADNIKTYLGRPWRQHAATLFMNCELGPCVRPEGWQQWKVAEPEKTVRYAEHANTGPGADASRRAAWSRQLAAAEAAAITPSAVLGDGWSPFRQAGPSR
- a CDS encoding MFS transporter, giving the protein MPSPDAVRPSSPGPHAGGHFRWVICALLFFSVALNYIDRNIIGILKMPLSEALGWSESDYGVITAAFSFAYAFGYLIGGRLIERFGVRYGLPGFVFFWSLAAMAHGLCGLIPVEARFSMAYPWFSFAQKGFFWATLALPSTALGFMMARIALGLTEGGNFPGAIKAVAEWFPQRERALATGLFNAGTNVGAVLCPVGVPWLLKHVGWESTFYITGALGFVWLVAWWFLYESPEKSRRVSDAERAYIMGGMPGARSGVAIKAEPVRWRVLLGYRAVWAYIIAGILAGPVWGFYQFFLPDFLDKRYHLPLQATGVWTGIFYALAAVGGVVFGWLAGKFMDRGWSINAARKISLLVCALAVVPVFLAPYAPGIWLTVLIVGIAGSAHQGWSANLFSFVSDCLPKKAVSTVVGFGGFVTYFTGGVVSWLTSQILEKTGSYVLVFAWASLMYVFSLIAIQLLVPRIPQSPEADATAPKN